In Vibrio atlanticus, the following proteins share a genomic window:
- a CDS encoding EVE domain-containing protein, with amino-acid sequence MAYWLFKTEPDTFSIQTLRVQKTSCWEGVRNYQARNMMRDDVKLGDLVMIYHSSCKKVGVAGIAKVTREAYPDHFQFDPESDYYDPKSSPDNPRWIMVDVEFVRVTERLIPLATLKGMPELSEMPLVKRGNRLSIMPVTEQEWQAILSKEVLGSR; translated from the coding sequence ATGGCATATTGGTTATTTAAAACAGAACCCGACACCTTTTCTATTCAGACTCTGAGAGTACAAAAAACCTCTTGTTGGGAGGGTGTACGCAACTATCAGGCTCGAAACATGATGCGTGATGACGTCAAGCTTGGAGACTTGGTGATGATATACCATTCATCATGTAAAAAAGTTGGCGTGGCGGGGATCGCGAAAGTAACCAGAGAAGCCTACCCAGACCACTTTCAGTTCGACCCAGAGAGTGATTACTACGACCCTAAGTCTTCGCCCGATAATCCGCGCTGGATAATGGTTGATGTTGAGTTTGTGCGAGTGACTGAACGCTTGATTCCTTTGGCAACACTTAAAGGCATGCCTGAACTGTCAGAAATGCCACTGGTTAAACGGGGCAACCGATTATCGATCATGCCGGTTACCGAACAAGAGTGGCAGGCAATATTAAGCAAAGAAGTACTGGGTTCTCGATAG